The DNA window TAGATGTGTCGTTGTTTAAAAATAGAATTGAAATAATTATCTCAAAACGAATGTAAAAACTTTATCCGACTTAAgacttagaaaaataaataatgaatatacaacTTATAAGACATGTTCATGTATGTTTTTAACacaaattaattgtttataacattataaatggttttaaatatttaaaccaTAGTTTTGAAACCCGGTCCGGTCATCAATCTAGTGAAGGAACTAGGTCATTGGGTTACTGGTCTACCGATAAAAATTGTATATTGGTTTCTTTctcttgtttgatgtttgaaaGAGGTCGTTAACTAGTTCAACCAGTAagtttcatataataataaaataatacaaaataacaaaaaattatcaattatttatacaataatagtcaaagtagagatcaaaattcaaaatattgtttcgCAATTACAATCTGTTCATTGCCTCTATTAGGGACAACACgattaaaataaacacaaactcTTAAGTTATGAattaacacaattaaaatatataacaactaTTAATTATTCGCAAAACGCTCACACCATTCATCAAAATCACTCTCACCAACATCATCACTCACTTTGTTGTCTTTAATAGGGACATCAGTATTGTTCCATTTATCTTCTTCTCCAATATCTAGTTCATCAAagtttacaattttaaaatttgcatcaaaaacaaaaatttacaaaatgaaattttagtatattatattgttGATAAACTAATAAGtaatacaagaaaaaaaaaatcactattaTGTTGAGAGACTTCAATTTTATATTCTGCTAGCTCTTTCTGAATGTCTCCAATTCATCTATGGTTAAAATTGGAGACTCATCTTCCGAAATCCAATTTTGAGTTTAACTCTTTTAAATCAATTGGATCGTAATTTCAAACTCTTGCATTTCtaacaacaatatataaaaaatatataattaaaatgtaaaaattaatttatataagaaacACTATGGAGCTTGAGGTGAATGAAATAGTTTGACATTCTCATTATCTAGAATTTAAAATCGGTAATCTATCCTCATAAAATAGAAATAGGTTAACTCAATAGAAACCAAAAAACGGGGAGAGAGGAACGGAGAAAGTGATaagttagaaagaaaaaaataatttaaaaaaaatataggatAAATTCGCTGGGTTAACTCGGAATGTCGGATTTCTGATCCAACCGACGAATTGTCCGAGTTTAACTAGATTGATTGCATTTCCGATCTCTTCATTCCAACCCGGTTTGAACCAACAGACGGGCCGAGTTTCAAAACTATgatttaaactataaatataaacaaaataaatatataaaaaataatttaaaacaatactatatagatatattttaaacttaattaaatatatataaagcatTATACATATTACTCCTAAAATTCTtatcaaatttgtaaaaaaaataaatttaaatttacataaatattacattacttgaaaataaataaaactgaattttaataattaatatgtttttaaagtctgaaaaagaaaatatatggtATCCGTTTCTTCATCCTTGAGATTCATAGGCTATAGATAGATTAGAGAATCTAGTGAGAGAGTGAAGAAAATGGCGGTCTCCACAATCTCCATCCTGACAAGCTCTCACACAACACTTACAAAATTCAATCCTAAATCCATTATCAAATTCCAATATGggtcttcttcatcttcttcttcttctcccgGTCCATTCCATTTTCCGCTTCTGCAACAGATCAACTTTGGCAATGGAATGAAGAAGGCGGTAAATGTGGGTCTTAGTCTTTTGGCTTCTTCCATGGTAGCATTGACGCCAATGGATGCCAATGCGACCAGAATCGAGTACTTCGCGACCGTGGCTGATCCACCCTGTGAGTTCAGATTTGCCCCTTCCGGCCTAGGTTACTGCGATGTCGCCGTCGGTTATGGCGAAGAAGCTCCCTACGGAGAACTTATCAACGTGAGCTTTCCTCAATTCCATCCctacttttatatataagtaattaattCGATCTCCATgcaaaaaatatgaatttgttGATATGGGTATATTACATAGATGTAGCTGAATCAGATATTGGAGCTCAAAATGAATGATTAAATTGTTGCACACCATGTGTTTGTGAAATTGCAAGTGTGAAATAATGAGGTTAATTTAGGACTGAAatgcttgtttgattttgatgtATTCATTTGACTTAGATTCATTACACTGCAAGGTTTGCGGATGGAATAGTATTCGACAGTAGCTATAAACGAGCTAGATATCTTACGATGAGAATCGGTGTTG is part of the Impatiens glandulifera chromosome 1, dImpGla2.1, whole genome shotgun sequence genome and encodes:
- the LOC124920656 gene encoding photosynthetic NDH subunit of lumenal location 4, chloroplastic → MAVSTISILTSSHTTLTKFNPKSIIKFQYGSSSSSSSSPGPFHFPLLQQINFGNGMKKAVNVGLSLLASSMVALTPMDANATRIEYFATVADPPCEFRFAPSGLGYCDVAVGYGEEAPYGELINIHYTARFADGIVFDSSYKRARYLTMRIGVGKVIKGLDQGIFGGEGVPPMLVGGKRKLQIPPTLAYGPEPAGCFSGDCNIPANATLLYDINFVDIYKGNRK